A DNA window from Aspergillus nidulans FGSC A4 chromosome V contains the following coding sequences:
- a CDS encoding uncharacterized protein (transcript_id=CADANIAT00002813) — MGKDTFTLAGREWPKVNWWKMKGMRSVYLTLGAAMVTSATNGYDGSLMNGLEALDDWKRSYNHPEGATLGLLAASMSIGSILAIPVVPYVADLFGRRLIGACVALGTNNIKGNDWSWRVPCLLQGVPSVCQLIFIWFVPESPRWLISKGKSEKAKKILAYVHAQGDEDDELVNVEFDEIQQTIALEKQLEGSGWSELWSTPGNRHRSIILISIGFFSQWSGNGIVSYFLPKVLELIGITDSHKVLTINSVLNAVNVVSATGICFFVDKLGRRKLFLTSVTCMLLCFISTTIALARFPHGPGGADDHAGNAVIVFIFLYYISYNIGFSGLLVSYSSEILPYRLRAKGLTLMFFCVALSLLFNQYVNPIALLDIGWKYYIVYCVWLLFELFVVWKYYVETKNTPLEEIVKFFDGDQAVLGGAAATEKIHELVTVQARSAEETLGEKGPAVLAAIFIIKSVMPSIGGRTLNSE, encoded by the exons ATGGGCAAAGATACATTCACACTCGCCGGCCGCGAGTGGCCCAAAGTGAACTggtggaagatgaagggcaTGCGTTCCGTCTATCTCACCTTGGGAGCCGCGATGGTCACCTCTGCAACGAATG GTTATGACGGTTCTCTGATGAACGGCCTCGAGGCCCTGGACGACTGGAAAAGGT CATATAATCATCCCGAGGGAGCGACGCTTGGTTTACTGGCAGCGTCCATGTCCATTGGCTCGATACTTGCCATCCCTGTGGTTCCCTACGTCGCTGACCTGTTCGGCCGTCG CTTGATTGGTGCCTGCGTTGCCCTTG GAACGAACAACATCAAAGGAAACGACTGGTCGTGGCGTGTGCcctgtcttcttcagggTGTGCCCTCAGTATGCCAACTGATTTTCATCTG GTTTGTGCCAGAATCACCTCGCTGGCTTATCTCCAAAGGCAAATCAgagaaggcaaagaagatatTGGCCTACGTCCATGCACAaggcgacgaggacgacgaacTGGTCAACGTGGAattcgacgagatccagcAAACCATCGCGCTCGAGAAGCAACTCGAAGGCAGCGGCTGGTCTGAGCTGTGGTCGACTCCTGGCAACAGACACCGATCTATCATTCTTATCTCCATCGGCTTCTTTTCCCAGTGGTCCGGAAACGGCATCGTATCCTACTTCTTGCCAAAG GTCCTCGAGCTTATCGGCATCACCGACAGTCACAAGGTCCTCACGATCAACAGCGTCCTCAACGCCGTGAACGTCGTCTCCGCAACGGGTATCTGTTTCTTCGTTGACAAGCTAGGACGccgcaagctcttcctcacaTCTGTCACTTGCATGCTCCTCTGCTTCATCTCAACCACCATCGCCCTTGCCCGCTTCCCCCATGGTCCCGGCGGCGCAGATGACCACGCCGGCAACGCGGTGATTGTATTCATCTTCCTGTATTACATCTCATACAACATCGGTTTCAGCGGTCTTCTGGTCTCATACTCGTCCGAGATCCTGCCGTACCGTCTCCGCGCAAAGGGTCTGACACTGATGTTCTTCTGTGTGGCTCTCAGTCTTCTGTTCAACCAGTACGTCAACCCGATTGCGCTGCTGGATATCGGCTGGAAGTACTACATTGTATACTGTGTCTGGCTGCTCTTTGAGCTGTTTGTTGTGTGGAAGTACTATGTTGAGACGAAGAACACCCCgctcgaggagattgtcaagTTCTTCGACGGTGACCAGGCGGTCCTTGGTGGCGCAGCGGCCACCGAGAAAATTCATGAGTTGGTCACCGTGCAGGCGAGAAGTGCTGAGGAGACTCTAGGTGAGAAGGGACCGGCT GTGTTGgcggccatcttcatcattaAGAGTGTTATGCCTAGCATTGGAGGAAGGACTTTGAATTCCGAGTAA
- a CDS encoding protein gprI (transcript_id=CADANIAT00002814), which produces MPKDNEHHVPGHCERPEYVCHREPGSASATVTSLHWEDGAYLDGDVHLERKRLEATQSRFIARCWPTHGDHCRDEIEEIEERIDQHDPMLKLGRREFHPECAPMSLDGDVGLFLGETVVGISHLHDGTPMMDRGEGVATQKMAEMTREMEEKQNGWGIEALCDLKHYYAICHHCDSLIEIHQQALIAFSTSLSHILATYRTDIAAFVGSVVFVAAPSSPGPIRPITRPDKLRLGSTRELIAAGKGLSRRQVGGFEKISYTNGCRDTASDANPQADRKT; this is translated from the exons ATGCCAAAAGACAACGAGCACCACGTCCCAGGTCATTGCGAGCGTCCAGAGTACGTCTGCCACAGGGAACCTGGAAGcgcatcagcaacagttACCTCTTTACATTGGGAGGATGGGGCGTAtctggatggagatgtaCATCTGGAGCGAAAACGCCTGGAAGCGACACAGTCCCGATTCATCGCCCGCTGCTGGCCCACTCACGGAGATCATTGTCGCGATGAAAtcgaagagattgaagaacGCATTGATCAGCATGATCCG ATGCTGAAGCTGGGACGCCGAGAGTTTCATCCTGAATGTGCACCTATGTCCCTGGACGGGGACGTTGGCCTCTTTCTCGGTGAGACGGTCGTTGGGATATCACATCTTCACGACGGGACCCCGATGATGGATAGGGGTGAAGGCGTTGCAACGCAGAAGATGGCTGAGATGACgcgagagatggaagaaaagcaaaatgGGTGGGGGATTGAAGCATTGTGCGATCTGAAGCACTATTACGCCATCTGCCACCACTGCGATAGCCTCATAGAGATCCACCAGCAGGCCTTAATTGCTTTTTCCACCTCGCTCAGTCACATTCTCG CTACATATCGTACCGATATCGCGGCGTTTGTGGGGTCTGTTGTTTTTGTTGCTGCGCCTAGCTCTCCCGGCCCCATCCGGCCCATTACCCGACCTGACAAGCTCAGGCTGGGATCAACTCGCGAGCTGATCGCAGCGGGGAAAGGGCTCAGCCGAAGACAAGTGGGTGGGTTCGAGAAGATCTCATATACGAACGGATGTCGCGATACAGCATCTGACGCCAATCCACAGGCTGACAGGAAGACGTAG
- a CDS encoding putative salicylate hydroxylase (transcript_id=CADANIAT00002815), which produces MKVIIVGAGIGGLATGIALRRKGHDVKIFERSSLLREVGAAINVCPNASQVLAQWGFDFKRSRMVTARSHLRASGITLQTNFTATYPDFASLYGGPWLMAHRVDLHSELRRVAVDPEGIGKPVELVLQAEVVDYNAENGSITLRDESIHYADLLVAADGVHSSAIRHVVGHPTPVVATGWAVFRWLIPTEELEGDPEIASLLEGPLSVQDVTRSRTLSLYMKIGGPMMSEKISNQPADQGQGGAQAIEDGAALGEIFAGVQDPLTKDEIHDRLKVFEKVRLRRVSAMQILSDAGQDRVFEVRERAQQYMPEGVKVPSNQQEFWDHNFGYDILADTRCHLQAYLKGLASH; this is translated from the exons ATGAAGGTCATTATCGTGGGAGCTGGAATTGGCGGTCTTGCGACCGGGATCGCGCTACGTCGAAAGGGACACGATGTAAAG ATATTCGAACGGTCCAGTCTCCTCCGCGAGGTGGGCGCGGCTATCAATGTCTGTCCCAACGCGTCCCAAGTCCTGGCGCAGTGGGGGTTCGACTTCAAGAGATCGCGAATGGTCACCGCACGTAGCCATCTGCGAGCGTCCGGAATCACCCTCCAGACTAACTTCACCGCAACCTACCCTGACTTCGCTTCGCTTTACGGCGGTCCCTGGCTGATGGCTCACCGGGTGGACCTCCATTCGGAGCTGCGGCGAGTCGCCGTCGACCCGGAGGGGATAGGGAAGCCGGTAGAGCTCGTTCTGCAGGCGGAAGTCGTTGATTACAATGCGGAAAACGGATCTATCACGCTTAGAGATGAATCAATCCATTATGCTGACCTGCTGGTGGCAGCCGACGGCGTACATAGTTCGGCCATCCGCCATGTTGTCGGTCACCCCACCCCTGTGGTCGCGACTGGCTGGGCTGTCTTTCGCTGGTTGATTCCAACCGAAGAACTCGAGGGGGACCCCGAAATTGCTTCCTTGCTGGAAGGCCCTTTGAGTGTCCAGGATG TAACACGATCCAGAACTTTGTCGCTATACATGAAGATCGGCGGGCCAATGATGAGCGAGAAG ATCTCTAACCAGCCCGCAGatcaaggccaaggaggagcaCAGGCAATTGAGGACGGCGCCGCCCTAGGCGAGATATTCGCCGGTGTACAGGACCCGCTCACGAAAGACGAGATCCACGATCGCCtcaaggtctttgagaagGTCCGGTTGCGACGCGTATCTGCAATGCAAATCTTGTCGGACGCGGGTCAAGATCGTGTCTTTGAGGTCCGTGAACGTGCCCAGCAGTATATGCCCGAGGGTGTCAAGGTGCCATCGAACCAGCAGGAATTCTGGGACCATAACTTTGGCTACGATATCCTCGCGGATACTCGGTGCCACTTACAGGCTTATCTAAAGGGGCTGGCATCA CACTAA
- a CDS encoding DUF427 domain-containing protein (transcript_id=CADANIAT00002816) encodes MPRAIAKVGDRTIAETEIWETVEGNIYFPVSSIKDKSLLQPSDLSTFCPWKGHASYWSIVVDGKTIENAVWYYSEPYDAAGNIRDHVAFYKNKVDIIEEQ; translated from the exons ATGCCTCGCGCCATCGCAAAAGTGGGAGACCGCACCATCGCTGAGACCGAAATATGGGAGACGGTCGAAGGGAATATCTAC TTCCCCGTTTCGTCGATCAAGGACAAAAGCCTTCTCCAGCCGTCCGATCTGTCTACGTTCTGTCCTTGGAAAGGGCATGCTTCGTACTGGAGTATCGTGGTCGATG GCAAAACGATTGAGAACGCAGTGTGGTACTACAGCGAGCCGTATGATGCGGCCGGTAATATTAGAGATCATGTAGCGTTCT ATAAGAACAAGGTCGACATAATCGAAGAACAGTAG
- a CDS encoding flavin-containing monooxygenase (transcript_id=CADANIAT00002817) has protein sequence MTVSTITNNPVDVPLGKFPATQPAELSAADADRVAQTVIDQFNSALTKQDDKSIAALFFKDGYWRDHLCLAWDLYTAKGHDGIASFLDRTRPRAIHVEVDRSSDFRRPTACALDGLGNSYGIQFFTTIDLESGRGRGIVRLAKNDGEWKILTFFTSLLELKGHEEPLNGRRSKGVEHGGRPDRKNWQERREADAEFMDREPSVLIIGAGQGGLTAAARLKMLNVDTLVIDKNSRIGDNWRQRYKQLVLHDPVWYDHMPYLSFPPHWPVFTPKDKLAEWFESYAKILELNVWTRTTLKTPSWDGKQWTVILERRAPDGSLTSRTVHPRHIIQATGHSGEKYIPPIPGIDSFKGDRICHSSDFTGALHEHRGKKAIVIGSCNSGHDIAQDFYEKGYDVTMVQRSTTCVISSEAITDIGLKGLYDEQAPPTEDADLWFWGMPAELLKTQQIGVTAIQNKHDEATIKGLEEAGFKVDNGPNGAGLLIKYFQRGGGYYIDVGASQLIVDGHIKIKQGVEISEIQSHGLKFADGTELEADEIVLATGYQNMRTQTRRLFGDETADAVGDVWGFDEHGEMRGIWRPSGHKGLWFMGGNLAISRYYSRILALQIKAAELRLS, from the exons ATGACAGTCTCTACCATAACAAATAACCCAGTGGACGTTCCGCTGGGCAAATTCCCGGCGacgcagcctgcagagctctCTGCGGCCGACGCGGACAGGGTGGCCCAGACAGTGATTGACCAATTCAACAGTGCCCTAACAAAGCAGGACGACAAGTCCATCGCagctcttttcttcaagGACGGCTACTGGCGAGACCACCTGTGCCTTGCATGGGATCTCTACACCGCAAAGGGCCACGACGGCATCGCCTCCTTCCTCGACCGTACTCGACCGCGCGCTATTCACGTCGAGGTCGATCGATCGTCCGACTTTCGGAGACCAACAGCCTGTGCTCTGGATGGGCTTGGGAACTCCTATGGTATTCAGTTCTTCACAACCATCGACCTTgaatctggaagagggcGTGGGATAGTACGGCTTGCGAAGAACGATGGAGAGTGGAAGATCCTGACATTCTTTACCTccttgctggagctgaaggggCATGAGGAGCCTCTTAATGGCCGCCGGAGCAAGGGGGTCGAGCACGGAGGGCGTCCGGACCGGAAGAACTGGCAGGAGAGGCGCGAGGCGGATGCAGAGTTCATGGATAGGGAGCCGTCCGTACTGATTATCG GTGCTGGCCAAGGAGGactgacagcagctgctcgacTAAAGATGCTGAATGTCGATACTCTGGTGATCGACAAGAACAGCCGGATCGGCGACAATTGGCGCCAACGATACAAGCAACTCGTCTTGCATGATCCTGTCTGGTACGACCATATGCCCTATCTGAGCTTCCCGCCGCACTGGCCGGTCTTTACGCCCAAGGATAAGCTGGCGGAGTGGTTCGAGTCGTACGCCAAAATCCTCGAGCTCAACGTCTGGACTCGGACGACTCTCAAGACGCCGAGCTGGGATGGAAAGCAGTGGACTGTTATCCTCGAGCGACGGGCCCCTGACGGCTCACTCACATCACGGACTGTACATCCCCGACATATCATCCAGGCGACGGGCCACTCTGGCGAGAAATACATTCCCCCCATACCCGGCATCGACAGTTTTAAGGGTGATCGGATCTGCCACAGTTCCGACTTTACAGGAGCCCTGCATGAGCACAGAGGCAAGAAGGCCATCGTCATTGGCTCCTGTAATTCCGGCCATGATATCGCCCAGGACTTTTACGAAAAGGGTTACGATGTAACGATGGTTCAGCGAAGCACGACGTGCGTGATCTCCTCCGAGGCGATCACAGATATTGGACTCAAGGGCCTGTATGATGAGCAGGCACCGCCCACTGAAGATGCCGACCTGTGGTTCTGGGGGATGCCGGCCGAGCTGCTCAAGACACAGCAAATTGGCGTTACGGCAATCCAGAATAAGCACGACGAGGCCACGATCAAAGGTCTTGAAGAGGCAGGATTCAAGGTGGACAATGGACCCAACGGCGCAGGGCTGCTGATCAAGTATTTCCAGCGCGGAGGTGGCTACTATATTGACGTCGGGGCTAGTCAACTCATCGTCGACGGCCATatcaagatcaagcaagGAGTTGAGATCAGTGAGATCCAGTCCCACGGCCTCAAGTTTGCTGATGGGACAGAACTGGAGGCGGACGAGATCGTCCTAGCTACAGGCTACCAGAACATGCGAACGCAGACAAGGCGCCTGTTCGGTGACGAAACGGCCGACGCTGTCGGGGATGTATGGGGCTTTGACGAGCACGGTGAGATGCGAGGCATTTGGAGGCCGTCGGGACATAAAGGACTGTGGTTTATGGGTGGCAATCTGGCCATCTCGAGATATTACTCCAggattctggctctgcagatAAAAGCTGCTGAGCTCCGGCTCTCGTAG
- a CDS encoding uncharacterized protein (transcript_id=CADANIAT00002818) translates to MTGTQNHEFDHWRHPDGGQWHLWSPVHHRDDGLLVAYFVFEAPSNLALKSFHPHRWLGFLVIAFGALCTGIGFTHTFTEMAVLRFFLGAAEAGVFPGSSHTESGISTVIKAWKAGDGSLYSKESLATVKKGEHLLIYPSEDKLNWNDAKDALCSARYLFLVVATTCVFAGPPSLNAWVGDNVRNTTASSLTIALNIAFSGPGQIIGVWIYRAQDAPAYRLGHAADAVTSAIAAGLALTLTVHYRRTNKKIKGTGDPLWVA, encoded by the exons ATGACT GGAACGCAAAATCATGAATTCGACCACTGGCGACACCCTGATGGAGGCCAATGGCATCTCTGGTCACCAGTACACCATCGCGATGATGGTCTTTTGGTGGCGTATTTTGTCTTTGAGGCGCCGAGCAATCTTGCGCTCAAGTCCTTCCATCCGCACAGATGGCTTGGATTCCTCGTCATTGCGTTCGGTGCGTTGTGCACTGGTATCGGTTTCACGCACACCTTTACAGAAATGGCAGTGCTGCGCTTCTTTCTCGGGGCGGCCGAGGCGGGCGTGTTCCCTG GGTCATCGCATACGGAGTCGGGCATCTCAACGGTCATCAAGGCCtggaaggctggagatggctCTTTATACTCAAAGGAGTCCCTAGCA ACCGTTAAGAAAGGAGAGCACTTACTAATATATCCCAGTGAGGATAAGCTCAACTGGAACGATGCCAAAGACGCGCTCTGTTCG GCACGCTACTTGTTTCTCGTCGTCGCCACAACCTGTGTTTTCGCCGGTCCGCCCTCTCTCAACGCCTGGGTTGGTGATAACGTCCGCAACACGACCGCAAGTTCGTTGACGATTGCTCTTAATATCGCCTTTTCCGGGCCAGGCCAGATAATCGGTGTCTGGATCTACAGAGCCCAGGATGCACCGGCTTACCGCTTGGGCCATGCGGCTGATGCGGTCACGAGCGCCATCGCTGCAGGGTTGGCTCTCACGCTAACGGTGCATTATAGAAGGACGAATAAAAAGATCAAGGGGACAGGGGATCCGTTGTGGGTGGCTTGA
- a CDS encoding uncharacterized protein (transcript_id=CADANIAT00002819), with the protein MEKTDTLDIESTDENGNLLESTGAFNVIDVNIKGTLNTLRLAIHYMQCSPDRPAGRKSIVLVASTSGYFGGTGVSAQGRSAMAGRWAEAKHNGGRGDGDCIELAGGGERELYFGCGPHRREMEASRSAVMPQWLGKEIHIFF; encoded by the exons ATGGAGAAGACTGACACTCTCGATATCGAAAGTACTGATGAAAACGGTAACCTGCTCGAGTCTACCGGTGCCTTTAACGTCATTGACGTGAATATCAAGGGGACCCTAAATA CGCTACGTCTAGCAATCCACTATATGCAATGCTCCCCAGACAGGCCAGCCGGACGCAAGTCGATTGTTCTGGTCGCCTCTACATCAGGCTATTTTGGCGGGACAGGCGTGTCAGC CCAAGGCAGGAGCGCGATGGCAGGCAGATGGGCTGAAGCCAAACACAACGGAGGACGTGGGGATGGCGATTGCATTGAGCTCGCTGGAGGGGGAGAGCGGGAGCTGTACTTTG GTTGCGGTCCGCACcggagagagatggaggcaAGCCGGAGTGCAGTTATGCCGCAGTGGTTGGGCAAAGAGATCCATATTTTCTTCTAG
- a CDS encoding aromatic alcohol reductase (transcript_id=CADANIAT00002820) translates to MSFPLKNITIVGASGSVGQILLAALLEASDFNITVLTRSTSTASFPGSVTVRKSDFSFADLHGALTGQDAVISAVGATAFVEQKKLIDAAVAAGVSRFIPSEFSAESQNDTVLGLLPLFRQKKEVIDYLKTKKKDLSWTGIACSGLFDWGVANGFLGYDIGSRTATIWDDGNKRFTFTNQAQLGRALVSVLRRPGATANRYLYIASVETSQNEILAALERATESSWTVQRTTTDVEVKDATMKLQKGDFSGALTLVRATVYGDIPGLGSNYAKDRDLANGLLGLGEESVEGTIQRVVGEANKQ, encoded by the exons ATGTCCTTTCCATTGAAGAATATCACCATCGTCGGG GCCAGCGGATCTGTCGGCCAGATCCTCCTGGCAGCCCTCTTGGAGGCATCCGACTTCAATATCACGGTCCTCACCCGTTCCACCAGCACCGCAAGTTTCCCCGGCAGTGTCACAGTCCGCAAATCCGACTTCTCGTTCGCTGACCTGCACGGAGCCCTAACCGGCCAAGATGCGGTGATTTCTGCCGTCGGCGCGACAGCGTTTgttgagcagaagaagctcattgatgctgctgttgctgctggggtGTCCAGGTTCATTCCCTCTGAGTTCTCTGCTGAGAGTCAAAACGATACGGTGCTTGGGTTGCTTCCGCTATTccggcagaagaaggaggtgATTGATTActtgaagacaaagaagaaggatctCAGTTGGACGGGCATTGCATGTTCCGGGTTGTTTGATTGG GGAGTTGCAAACGGCTTCCTAGGCTACGACATTGGCTCGCGCACCGCGACAATCTGGGACGACGGCAACAAGAGGTTCACCTTCACGAACCAGGCGCAGCTCGGACGCGCTCTGGTCTCCGTCCTCAGACGTCCAGGGGCTACGGCCAATCGGTATCTATACATCGCTTCCGTCGAAACCTCGCAGAATGAGATTCTTGCTGCCCTTGAGAGAGCGACCGAGTCTTCCTGGACGGTCCAGCGTACGACCACGGATGTGGAAGTTAAGGATGCCACTATGAAGCTCCAAAAGGGTGATTTTAGTGGTGCCTTGACGCTTGTGAGAGCCACGGTGTACGGTGATATCCCGGGATTGGGAAGCAACTACGCAAAGGACAGGGACTTAGCAAATGGGCTGTTGGGCTTGGGGGAGGAGAGTGTTGAAGGGACGATCCAGAGGGTTGTTGGCGAGGCCAACAAGCAGTGA
- a CDS encoding transcription factor domain-containing protein (transcript_id=CADANIAT00002821): MPPREIAPGRSCLECRRRKIKCDRLHPCSYCVKVRINCKYPASRRAGENYDALSRVASLESKIVALEKRLAEVEEPSLSRSASGSKLSARYGGSNRFQDTEYSEVRVLRVQGDGAMSVLPSSSLADTAGTRSSMLLQPQAAVDLGLFRPTPSTIAGLWQRYLEIVDPLLKIFHTPTVQMLVFQEIRSRDKLDLASECLLFAIYYATVAAMTLSNHVSPLLVVANSQITARNDPDGPDVYALVGLATGIALKMGLNQDAEAQGYPPFEVEIRRRVWWQLFTLDIRVAEDRGSEPCILESSFNTRLPSNVADTTMHPAMSRPPRGQGRTEMLFSLVRFEGSYFARQMVFSERFRAENSYARLSSNERRHAIDLFQERIEKQYLGVCDESVPLDRVTVQSIRLILAKLRLVVAAGAEAEESTASKGRASARSARNWAQILQDAEALRGYAEGKQWLWLFQAYIEWDGLAHLLEYLRADPSPEDNEQWELTNRVYSYWTEEQSFQRDGRWKAIQDLWAEVVERQLGPYTP, from the exons ATGCCGCCTCGAGAAATCGCCCCCGGTCGCTCGTGCCTCgaatgccgccgccgcaagATCAAGTGCGACCGATTACACCCATGCTCCTATTGCGTCAAGGTCAGGATCAATTGCAAATATCCTGCGTCGCGCCGCGCTGGTGAAAACTACGATGCGCTTAGTCGTGTCGCATCACTCGAGTCCAAGATAGTAGCTCTTGAGAAGCGCCTAGCCGAAGTCGAGGAGCCGTCGCTGTCGCGATCGGCGTCTGGCTCGAAGCTGTCAGCACGATATGGAGGCAGTAATCGATTTCAAGACACTGAATATAGTGAAGTCAGAGTGCTCAGGGTACAGGGAGACGGAGCAATGTCCGTTCTGCCAAGCTCCTCTCTAGCTGATACTGCTGGCACTCGGTCATCAATGCTCCTGCAGCCCCAGGCTGCTGTCGATCTCGGCCTATTTCGCCCAACACCAAGCACAATCGCGGGCCTCTGGCAGAGGTACCTGGAGATCGTAGACCCCCTGCTGAAAATATTTCACACACCGACTGTGCAGATGTTAGTCTTTCAGGAAATTCGGAGTCGCGACAAGTTGGACCTAGCATCGGAGTGCCTGCTGTTTGCGATTTATTATGCGACTGTGGCAGCCATGACCCTGTCG AACCACGTGAGCCCGCTCCTGGTTGTCGCTAATAGCCAGATAACCGCCCGAAACGACCCAGACGGGCCCGACGTCTACGCCCTCGTCGGCCTCGCCACTGGAATAGCCCTCAAAATGGGCCTCAACCAGGACGCTGAAGCGCAGGGGTACCCGCCATTTGAGGTTGAGATACGCCGTCGGGTGTGGTGGCAGCTCTTTACTCTAGATATCCGAGTCGCAGAGGATAGGGGCTCAGAGCCGTGCATACTGGAATCTTCATTCAACACCCGCCTACCATCCAACGTGGCAGATACGACCATGCATCCCGCCATGAGTAGACCGCCGCGTGGACAGGGTCGAACGGAAATGCTGTTCAGTCTAGTGCGCTTCGAAGGCAGTTACTTTGCACGGCAGATGGTATTTTCCGAGAGGTTCCGCGCAGAAAATTCGTACGCCCGATTATCGTCGAACGAGAGGCGCCATGCAATAGATCTGTTTCAGGAGAGGATTGAGAAGCAGTATTTGGGGGTTTGTGATGAGAGTGTTCCGCTGGATAGGGTGACCGTGCAGTCTATCAGGCTTATCCTCGCTAAGCTTCGGCTTGTGGTAGCGGCAGGCgcggaggctgaggagaGCACCGCCTCGAAAGGACGAGCCAGTGCACGTTCAGCCAGAAACTGGGCTCAGATTTTGCAGGATGCAGAGGCACTACGGGGTTACGCAGAGGGCAAGCagtggctgtggctgttcCAGGCGTACATTGAATGGGATGGCCTTGCCCACCTACTTGAGTATCTTCGCGCAGACCCTTCTCCAGAGGATAACGAGCAATGGGAATTAACTAACAGAGTCTACTCATACTGGACAGAGGAACAGAGTTTCCAGCGAGACGGGCGTTGGAAGGCGATTCAAGACCTGTGGGCTGAGGTGGTTGAAAGACAACTAGGGCCATATACCCCTTGA
- a CDS encoding NAD(P)-dependent alcohol dehydrogenase (transcript_id=CADANIAT00002822): protein MATETSPRALVSYGPHKSGGWKLKNVALRPLREKELLVEMVASGICQTDLHFAGMETGYGVHYPRVMGHEGAGYVRAVGPDTTVARVGDPVILSFSACKDCEPCKGGHPAHCSNFNAINFEAVAEDYVFRDASSPEPASGGDIYGRFFGQSSFASLSIVQQDSIVNVAGVVKSRQDLALLSPLGCGIQTGSGAIINAAGARPADRVAIMGLGGVGLSAVMGAKIAGCTQIIGIDRHGSRLELAKELGATHVVQVAEGMPLDEVTAAVKAITGGLGSNITLDTTGVPALIAEGVKMTAFKGKILQVGTAPETATLSIPIHEFMVSGKQFIGVVEGDVVPQEYLPKLLNWVNEGKLPLDRIVKFYQAEAFETAIRDMQSGVTVKPVILW from the exons ATGGCTACTGAAACATCACCGCGAGCGCTGGTCTCGTACGGCCCGCACAAATCGGGCGGGtggaagctgaagaatgtCGCACTACGTCCGCTGCGCGAAAAGGAACTCCTCGTCGAGATGGTCGCGTCCGGAATCTGCCAGACGGATCTCCATTTCGCGGGGATGGAGACCGGGTATGGAGTGCATTACCCAAGGGTAATGGGTCATGAAG GCGCCGGATACGTGCGGGCTGTTGGACCAGATACAACAGTCGCCAGAGTCGGCGATCCAGTCATCCTGTCTTTCTCGGCCTGCAAGGACTGTGAGCCTTGCAAGGGCGGCCATCCGGCCCATTGCTCCAACTTCAACGCTATCAACTTTGAAGCTGTCGCGGAAGATTACGTCTTTCGCGACGCCTCTTCGCCAGAGCCTGCTTCTGGCGGTGATATCTACGGCAGATTCTTCGGGCAATCCAGCTTCGCTAGTCTGTCAATCGTCCAGCAAGACTCGATTGTCAATGTTGCTGGGGTGGTTAAGAGCCGACAGGATCTGGCATTGCTGTCACCGTTGGGCTGCGGGATCCAAACGGGCAGCGGCGCTATTATCAATGCGGCTGGTGCACGTCCTGCAGACCGCGTTGCTATCATGGGCCTGGGGGGTGTCGGGTTGAGCGCGGTCATGGGCGCGAAGATTGCCGGATGTACGCAGATTATCGGCATTGACCGGCACGGATCGAGACTCGAGCTGGCAAAGGAGCTGGGTGCTACCCACGTCGTTCAGGTCGCCGAGGGAATGCCCCTAGACGAGGTGACCGCGGCTGTGAAAGCTATTACCGGTGGCCTGGGCTCGAATATCACCCTCGACACCACCGGCGTGCCTGCCTTGATCGCAGAGGGGGTCAAGATGACGGCATTCAAGGGCAAGATCCTGCAGGTTGGGACAGCACCCGAGACAGCCACACTGTCGATTCCTATTCACGAGTTCATGGTGTCTGGGAAACAGTTTATTGGAGTCGTAGAGGGCGATGTCGTACCGCAAGAGTATCTTCCAAAGTTGCTCAACTGGGTTAATGAGGGTAAACTGCCTCTGGATCGGATCGTCAAATTCTACCAGGCCGAGGCCTTTGAGACGGCTATCCGTGATATGCAGTCCGGGGTGACGGTTAAGCCGGTTATTTTATGGTGA